In Rhizophagus irregularis chromosome 1, complete sequence, one genomic interval encodes:
- a CDS encoding uncharacterized protein (SECRETED:cutsite_VFS-QD; SECRETED:prob_0.9717); SECRETED:SignalP(1-21) — protein MKYFSLLFPVFLILLFPTVFSQDIFTFVLHCEHEEICDKLEREFANVGIIIASNLVLNTKILVDVTYEPLDPDDFAETETNLMKFVSPGDQVERLYPTALLKQLNTGIDFGDAADIIMSINSVINFWFPSDGGDIQPDQYDVLATSLHEMMHGLGITTTWRFPPDIDTYLTPRLNGVEIGKIKEPVTFEGFYESVFDKNLIYINVDDPDDERRITEIAQDLNGFTPKGTEFPTVDALFDAFTASDQENNAELMLEYATTELSLHFILPDEQEPVLLHTTEEFAAGTSISHFDQGAYEDTPDFLMIPSLRQGVSLKTLIQDTGDNPGGGIGPELRLVLKTLGYTVNENPPMGSTSTPQKRRFTRRNNQRKPLIHF, from the exons atgaaatacttTTCTCTTCTCTTCCCTGTTTTTTTGATACTTCTCTTCCCCACAGTATTTTCACAAGACATATTTACGTTTGTTCTGCATTGTGAACATGAAGAAATATGTGATAAATTGGAACGTGAATTTGCAAATGTTGGAATAATTATTGCTTCCAATTTAGTActaaatactaaaattttagtGGATGTTACTTATGAACCTTTGGATCCAGACGATTTTG CTGAAACCGAAACAAATCTAATGAAATTTGTTAGCCCAGGAGATCAAGTTGAACGATTATACCCTACAgcattattaaaacaattaaatactGGTATTGATTTTGGAGACGCAGCAGATATTATAATGTCCATTAAttctgtaattaatttttggttTCCAAGTGATGGTGGGGACATTCAACCAGATCAGTATGATGTTTTGGCGACATCTCTGCACGAAATGATGCATGGACTTGGAATTACAACAACATGGAGATTTCCCCCAGATATCGATACATATCTAACACCAAGGCTTAATGGTGTTGAAATTGGTAAAATTAAGGAACCTGTAACATTTGAAGGCTTTTACGAAAGcgtatttgataaaaatctaATCTATATAAATGTTGATGATCCTGATGATGAGAGACGAATCACTGAAATCGCTCAGGATTTAAATGGATTTACTCCAAAGGGTACCGAATTCCCTACCGTGGATGCTTTATTCGATGCATTTACTGCATCAGACCAAGAAAATAATGCCGAACTTATGTTAGAATATGCTACAACTGAATTATCATTACATTTTATACTTCCTGATGAACAAGAACCAGTTTTACTTCATACTACCGAAGAATTTGCAGCTGGAACCAGTATTAGTCATTTTGACCAAGGTGCTTATGAAGATACACctgattttttaatgataccATCCCTGAGACAAGGGGTATCACTTAAAACTCTTATTCAAGATACTGGAGATAATCCTGGAGGAGGTATTGGACCAGAATTGAGATTGGTTTTGAAAACTTTAGg TTACACGGTAAACGAAAATCCTCCAATGGGATCAACTAGTACACCTCAGAAGCGCAGATTTACTCGCAGGAACAACCAAAGAAAACCGCTCATtcacttttaa